A single genomic interval of Helianthus annuus cultivar XRQ/B chromosome 13, HanXRQr2.0-SUNRISE, whole genome shotgun sequence harbors:
- the LOC110920620 gene encoding adenine phosphoribosyltransferase 3 isoform X2, with amino-acid sequence MSTGDNPDTTGRIKSALRVIPNFPKPGIMFQDITTLLLDPKAFKDTIDLFVERYKHEHISVIAGIEARGFIFGPPIALAIGAKFVPLRKPKKLPGEVISEKYILEYGSDCLEMHVGAVESGDRALIVDDLIATGGTLCAAMNLLERAGAEVVECACVIEVPELKDLIDYLQFD; translated from the exons ATGTCCACCGGCGACAACCCTGATACCACCGGCCGCATCAAATCCGCACTCCGCGTGATCCCAAACTTCCCGAAACCAG GTATAATGTTTCAAGACATTACTACATTGTTGCTTGATCCAAAGGCATTCAAAGACACCATTGATTTGTTTGTGGAACGTTACAAACATGAACACATATCTGTTATTGCAG GAATTGAAGCTAGAGGTTTTATATTTGGTCCTCCAATTGCACTTGCAATAGGAGCAAAGTTTGTTCCATTAAGGAAGCCAAAAAAGCTGCCTG GTGAAGTGATATCAGAAAAGTATATCTTGGAATACGGTTCGGATTGCCTTGAAATGCATGTTGGAGCAGTTGAATCCGGAGACCGAGCTCTAATAGTTGATGATTTAATTGCTACTGGTGGCACCCTTTGTGCTGCAATGAACTTACTTG AGCGTGCAGGAGCTGAAGTTGTTGAGTGTGCTTGTGTAATTGAAGTACCGGAGTTGAAG
- the LOC110920620 gene encoding adenine phosphoribosyltransferase 4 isoform X1, whose product MSTGDNPDTTGRIKSALRVIPNFPKPGIMFQDITTLLLDPKAFKDTIDLFVERYKHEHISVIAGIEARGFIFGPPIALAIGAKFVPLRKPKKLPGEVISEKYILEYGSDCLEMHVGAVESGDRALIVDDLIATGGTLCAAMNLLERAGAEVVECACVIEVPELKGRERLRSHGKPLYVLVESQFEPSS is encoded by the exons ATGTCCACCGGCGACAACCCTGATACCACCGGCCGCATCAAATCCGCACTCCGCGTGATCCCAAACTTCCCGAAACCAG GTATAATGTTTCAAGACATTACTACATTGTTGCTTGATCCAAAGGCATTCAAAGACACCATTGATTTGTTTGTGGAACGTTACAAACATGAACACATATCTGTTATTGCAG GAATTGAAGCTAGAGGTTTTATATTTGGTCCTCCAATTGCACTTGCAATAGGAGCAAAGTTTGTTCCATTAAGGAAGCCAAAAAAGCTGCCTG GTGAAGTGATATCAGAAAAGTATATCTTGGAATACGGTTCGGATTGCCTTGAAATGCATGTTGGAGCAGTTGAATCCGGAGACCGAGCTCTAATAGTTGATGATTTAATTGCTACTGGTGGCACCCTTTGTGCTGCAATGAACTTACTTG AGCGTGCAGGAGCTGAAGTTGTTGAGTGTGCTTGTGTAATTGAAGTACCGGAGTTGAAG GGGAGGGAGCGATTGAGATCGCATGGGAAACCATTGTATGTACTTGTTGAGTCGCAGTTTGAGCCGAGTTCATAG